The genomic DNA CcgtttctggaagctgaaaatgtccaagttctcccatggtctgcatactcaacAGGCATGTTCGGGATAATCTGGATCAACgggtacgacagcgtgttccacttcgcgccaatatccagcaactttgcacagtcattgaagaagagtgggaaaATGTTccacattccacaatcaacagcctgatcaactctatgcgaaggagatgtgacGTGCTGGAGGAGGCAAATGGAagtcacaccaaatactgactggttttctgatccacacccctccCTATTTTTAAGgtactgtatctgtgaccaacagatgcatatctgtattcccagtcatgtgaaatccatagattaggccctaattcatttatttcaattgactcatttcattatatgaactgtaactgtaattttttttaaattgaagcatgttacgtttacatttttgttcggTATACCTTATCATAACGTTATACTGCGACCAAACTGGGATCTGTACTGAACGCACTATTATGGTCCCGAGGTTAACGTCATGTTTTAATGTTCCTACAATGTTCTCAGAACATCAGTGGGATAACGTCTCGCTGAAACCCTTAAAGCAGCATTTCCCAAACGTTGACTTGgtgaccccaaggggtgcacgttttggtttttgccctagcactacacagctgattcaaataatgaactaatcatcaagccttgattatttgaatcagctatgtAGTGCTAGGGCAGGAAAATGcttgtgcaccccttggggtccccaggacagagtttggtaAACGCTGCTTAAAATGGACCTAATGGGAACGTTGCCGAAAGTCCTTAGGACATCCCTTGTTTGCTGGGTTAATACATAGAGTAAATTTCAACCAATTAGCTGCTTGTCATAAACTCAATATAGATCCATCTCTATGGAGTGGTTACATGTTGACACTGAAACTACAATCCCATGTGATCATACACTACAATATATTTAGAGGCTACCAGGACAAGTTATTGAAGCAGTATCCCTCTCTCAAGCAAGAAGACATTTCATGGACACAGCTTTCTGAGCTTACACAGAATCAAATTATTCACACTTGAATTCATTCACATCCATACACACTCAAGCCTTGTAAGGACTAAGATTTTTTGCATTGACCAGAGGAAGAAAATTAACAAAAGCTATGGAGAACTCAACCCAAGTCAAGTTCTTTTATCTCTTTGGCTTACAAGAGACATTTAACAACAAATCGGTCTATTTTATCTTGTCTCTTATCACATACCTTCTCATCATCACTGTGAATATAACTATGATCATAACAATCATTCAGGAGAAAGGTCTCCATGAGCCCATGTATATCTTTCTGTGTAGTTTATGTGTCAATGGATTGTATGGAACTGCTGGTTTCTATCCCAAGTTCTTACTGGACCTTCAGTCAGATGTTCAGGTGATATCTTATGATGGATGTTTCACTCAAGCCTATGTAATATACACATCTGTCATGTGTGAACTTTCTACTCTAACAGTGATGTCTTACGACAGGTATGTGGCAATATGCAgaccactactatactataccattgTGACATCTTTAACTGTTAGAAAGTTACTCTTATTTTCTTGGTGTTATCCTTTATTTATAGCACTCTTAGCAGTTAGTTTAACCGTCAGACTTCCTTTGTGTGGATCTCGCATTGACAAGATCTTCTGTGACATTCCGTCTATAGTGAAACATGCATGTTTACCCATTACAATCAATCAGAATTTGAACAAATTTGTATTAGTGGTTCATGTTTTACAGATACTATTCATTGTATTTTCTTACAGTCAGATTGTAAGGACTTGTGTAAAGTCAGCTAAGGGAAGGATTAAGTTCACACAGACCTGTGTGCCACATTTAAtaacaatatttattttcatCACAGTGACCCTGTTTGACAATTTGCAAGGTTGGAATAATGTAAATACTACACTAAATATGCGTAATGCAATGGCCATACAATTCCTTGTTATACCACCTGTCTTTAACCCTGTCATTTATGGACTTAACCTCCAGCAGATTCGAAGAGCAGTTTTTAGAAAGTGTAGTGCACGTAAAATCATTGATATGAGATGTTAGTTACATGATGCTAGACAACAGGGAGACTTCCTGATATCAGAAGCATGGATAAAATGCACCGTGGTCAACCAAGAGTAGtcttttctttcaaccaatcgatttgtaaaatttttccatatatagacacattcTATGTGCctatttatcttaccatttctacccaactgcgtgccagttatgattttcataggGACATATTCatggaacagtttaatttaatttataatagtctttgtatctcaaaatcattgtctgtggTTAATCTACATTCTACAATCATGGATATGAAACATTAGTTACATGATCTTACACAACAGGGAGACTTCCTCATATCAGATGTCTACACAAATAATGGTAAAATCTGCCAAAACTGTTATGTAAAATGAagccatattttttttaacctttcgTAGGCGGCGCAACTCTGGTTTTagaagagtggggggggggggttctccaTACATTTTCTGGGGCATCTAATgctcatttcatgcatttctacTAGTGCTGTACACAACAAAAATCTTGGTCGAGCAAGAGTAGTCTtttctttcgaccaatcaatttgtcaaaatttaaaaaaagattttTCCATTTATAGACACATCCAATGTCCCtttttatcttaccatttctaccaacctgcgtgccagttatgattttcaatAGGCACAtattcgtggaacagtttcatttcatttataagtctttgtatctcaaaaaCATTGTCTGTGGTTAATCTACATTCTACAATGGTAATCTAAATTAAAATTATACAgatctaaaagtaacttttagTGCCactgccaactatgtaaaaaaagcCTGCATAAAGCCTACAAAACAATGCATCCTGCAGGCataaaatatcctataaatcacattggctatgcatggcctgtctgcaactgtCTTGAAACActgtatcaactatcaactgggtcagttattttatgacgtttccactggatcagagtaTTACATTTGTCCCTTTCTTGCCGAGTGGTTatcaaaagagagagaggtggaaataTTGTTCAAATACTATTGTCATTCTTAACGGATTCTAAAAACAGactgtttacttgctgtttgaggtgtagaaaaattactttgagaagctccacagctcattagtggtggtgagtaaagacaatcagaaatactatcagacatacacaaacttgtttctcacaagtatAGCATAGGTTGTGAGTTCTGCAAAACATATATCCACTCCGACCTTGAAAACAGTAAATTACCCTAACCAAGTAAGCATTGCAGATGAGAAATTCTGTGAATTAACCGTAAATGTAGGCCACTACTGGTGATatttgtaatggggaattgatacaGATTTGTGACTGCTTGACAAAAAAAAAGGTTTTCATTACAGACCCCATCTGTCATACAGTATTCCATAAGGTACCTTATCAAATCTGtacagtatacccttaatctagtaataaatcaaatctagtgatgCATTATTTGACATTTCTGCCATCCATTGTGACATTGTGGGAGGAtgaccaaccttccaattaatggcaatgcatttcttagctGCTATACATGCTATGGTTACACAGTTTCTTATTTTAACAgcctccagtatcaacatttccaagcaaacaaaaacagggaaagTGAGACAAAAGAACATAGTCTTTGCCAGAATGTAGCCAgctcagatgaggcatgacaaagacttgccttggtgtacatttatacattatattatccaagaatagagtcaatggttcaataattgaaaatACCATTATTACCAGATCTCAGACTGTAGCCTATCCATCcactcaagatggaactttgtacAGTCTTgcctgtgactcagttggtagagcatggtgtttgcaatgccagcatggtgtatgcaacgccagggttgtgggttcgattcccacggggggccagttcAAAAAGGAAAtataatgtatgcattcactactgtaagtcgctctggataagagcgtctgctaaatgatgtaaatgtaaatgtatatattcaCTGATTATTATAGACTGCAAAATGTACCTGCGGTCTAATGACTGGCCTTCCCTCACTGTCTGaccctgctaagacatgatgagcatagtgttgtgaactgactgtgcaccatgacagtgaagcctgtagagctgtttataccgtgtcagtgtgaaaagtagggaattataTAGgaaaactgacagatcaataacgttacattgcTATAATGACTGTAATAAAAACTCACATTGCACTGTCAAAAAACATCCGAATATCAGTGTTCAATCCTTTGGCCGCTGGTTCCATTTCATACACAAATCCAAAAGTAAAGTTTTTTTTAGGTTATTAAGTTGTGATAATGCATCTATGTGCTAATAACCAGGCCTCCTCAGTGTATCTCAAAATAAGTGGATATTCACGACCACTTTGAATAAAATTCATTATTTCATTGATGCAATaagtgtcacggccgtcgtaaggatgggaccaaaatgcagcgggtacgtgaatgctcataatacttttattagaacatttacacaaaaaaacaagaaaacgaaaaaaacaaaaacaaatgacagctaaacagtattgcaggctaaccctagcagtgcaaaaacaacttcccacaaaagacaggtgaaaaaagggctacctaagtatgactcccaatcagcaacaacgatgtacagctgttcctgattgagaaccataccaggccaacacaaagaaatacacaacatagaaaaaccatagaaatacaaaacatagaacaatacccaaaaaccccgacaacgcaaaacaaacacacccctgccacgccctgaccaaactacaataacaaataacccattatactggtcaggacgtgacaataagaaTAATATGCATGTAACTAGAAAGTATGGTTGAATGTAGGCTACACATTTAGAGTGATATAGTGTGCATAAACAAGATACAATAAATGCcgaacagaaatatcacattctGAAATTCTTTTTAATTTAATCACTACATTTTTATAAATCCAAGTTTAACGTATATTATATACTGACAATTCGAAAGTATGTATTTTTACAGTCTTATGGTGGTATGAATGATTGTTTTAGAAATGGCACAAAGTAGGCT from Salmo trutta chromosome 26, fSalTru1.1, whole genome shotgun sequence includes the following:
- the LOC115163968 gene encoding olfactory receptor 2G6-like produces the protein MENSTQVKFFYLFGLQETFNNKSVYFILSLITYLLIITVNITMIITIIQEKGLHEPMYIFLCSLCVNGLYGTAGFYPKFLLDLQSDVQVISYDGCFTQAYVIYTSVMCELSTLTVMSYDRYVAICRPLLYYTIVTSLTVRKLLLFSWCYPLFIALLAVSLTVRLPLCGSRIDKIFCDIPSIVKHACLPITINQNLNKFVLVVHVLQILFIVFSYSQIVRTCVKSAKGRIKFTQTCVPHLITIFIFITVTLFDNLQGWNNVNTTLNMRNAMAIQFLVIPPVFNPVIYGLNLQQIRRAVFRKCSARKIIDMRC